From Echinicola jeungdonensis, the proteins below share one genomic window:
- the galB gene encoding beta-galactosidase GalB — protein MRIISYLIMFLLGALAYPGHSQDLRKQWTLEDGWRFSKGENEKAYQPEFNDSEWQEVTVPHDWAIYGPFAEENDLQVVAVTQNNEKVATKKTGRTGGLPYMGVGWYRRDLSVANFDAENQKVHLMFDGAMSEAEVYVNGEKVGFWPYGYNAFYFDVTPYLHKDGQDNTLAVRLENKEQSSRWYPGAGLYRNVHVMVTPKIHVPVWGTYVTTPFVSEEYASVRLKTQVDNVPEGTFVDIQTTIINDLDEQVAIKDSRQKLNHGRPLEQYLTVNQPEFWSPEEPNLYRAVSTLSIDGKVIDEYETRFGIREIEFIADKGFFLNGERRKFQGVNLHHDLGPLGAAVNRSAIRRQLQILKDMGADAVRTSHNMPTPELVELCDEMGLMVMVESFDEWDVAKCKNGYHRFFEEWAEKDLVNMVRHFRNNPSVIMWSIGNEVPTQCSSDGYKVAKFLQDICHREDPTRPVTAGMDRVSCVLDNGFAAMIDIAGLNYRTHRYKEAYEQLPHSLVLGSETGSTVSSRGVYHFPVEKGAQVIHENQQSSSYDLEYCSWSNLPEEDFALADDYPWTMGQFVWTGFDYLGEPTPYDTDAWPNHSSMFGIVDLAGIPKDRYYLYKSVWNREEETLHILPHWNWEGREGKATPVFVYTNYPTAELFVNGKSFGKITKTKNGTLQERYRLMWKEVPYEPGEVRVIAYNKAGEQVKEKTIHTAGKPHHIRLVPEQKAIKADGKSLAFIRVQVVDKNGNLCPTDQRSISFKANGEGKYRAAANGDPTSLELFHHPKMKVFNGQLTAIVQAGENPGEIILEAKAKGLKKAKVEIKVE, from the coding sequence ATGCGAATAATAAGTTACTTGATTATGTTTTTGTTGGGGGCTTTGGCTTATCCTGGTCATTCCCAAGATTTAAGAAAACAATGGACTTTGGAGGATGGTTGGAGATTTTCCAAGGGAGAAAATGAAAAAGCTTATCAGCCTGAGTTTAATGACAGCGAATGGCAAGAAGTAACAGTTCCTCATGATTGGGCTATTTATGGCCCATTTGCAGAAGAAAATGATTTGCAAGTGGTGGCCGTCACCCAAAACAACGAAAAGGTAGCCACCAAAAAGACAGGCAGAACAGGAGGCCTTCCTTATATGGGAGTAGGTTGGTACCGAAGGGATTTAAGTGTGGCCAATTTTGACGCGGAAAATCAAAAAGTCCATCTTATGTTTGACGGGGCCATGAGTGAGGCTGAAGTGTATGTCAACGGAGAGAAAGTGGGCTTCTGGCCCTATGGCTACAATGCTTTTTATTTTGATGTGACACCTTATCTCCATAAAGATGGCCAAGACAATACATTAGCGGTACGCTTGGAGAACAAAGAACAATCCTCCCGTTGGTACCCTGGGGCAGGACTTTATAGAAATGTACATGTTATGGTTACCCCCAAAATTCATGTACCTGTGTGGGGGACCTATGTGACCACCCCTTTTGTTTCTGAAGAGTATGCTTCTGTGCGGCTGAAAACCCAAGTGGATAATGTACCTGAAGGAACCTTTGTAGATATCCAAACCACCATTATAAATGATTTGGATGAACAGGTGGCTATCAAGGATAGTAGACAAAAGTTGAACCATGGCCGGCCTTTGGAGCAATATTTGACAGTGAACCAACCTGAATTTTGGTCTCCGGAAGAACCCAATTTATATAGGGCTGTTTCCACCCTTTCTATTGATGGAAAAGTCATAGATGAATACGAAACCCGTTTTGGAATCCGTGAAATAGAGTTTATAGCAGACAAAGGTTTTTTCTTGAATGGAGAAAGAAGAAAATTCCAGGGAGTCAATCTTCACCATGACTTAGGGCCCCTGGGGGCTGCTGTCAACCGGTCTGCCATCAGAAGACAATTGCAGATTTTGAAGGATATGGGAGCGGATGCAGTAAGGACTTCCCATAATATGCCCACTCCTGAATTGGTTGAGTTGTGCGATGAGATGGGATTGATGGTGATGGTAGAATCCTTTGATGAATGGGATGTTGCCAAATGCAAAAATGGCTATCACCGCTTTTTTGAAGAATGGGCTGAAAAAGACCTGGTGAATATGGTCCGCCATTTTAGAAATAACCCCAGTGTAATCATGTGGAGCATTGGCAATGAAGTGCCGACACAATGCAGCTCAGATGGATATAAGGTAGCCAAATTTTTACAGGACATATGCCATCGAGAAGATCCTACCCGACCAGTAACTGCCGGGATGGATAGGGTTTCCTGCGTTTTGGACAATGGCTTTGCGGCCATGATTGATATTGCGGGATTAAATTACAGAACCCACCGCTACAAAGAAGCTTATGAACAACTTCCCCATAGCCTGGTTTTGGGATCAGAGACAGGTTCTACTGTAAGCTCAAGGGGAGTTTATCATTTCCCTGTGGAAAAAGGTGCCCAGGTAATCCATGAAAATCAACAATCCAGTTCCTATGATTTGGAGTATTGTTCTTGGTCTAATTTGCCGGAAGAGGATTTTGCCCTTGCAGATGATTACCCCTGGACTATGGGGCAGTTTGTGTGGACCGGTTTTGATTACTTGGGGGAACCCACCCCCTATGATACTGATGCCTGGCCAAACCACAGTTCTATGTTTGGTATCGTAGACCTAGCAGGTATTCCCAAAGACCGTTATTACCTCTACAAAAGTGTTTGGAACCGGGAAGAGGAAACTTTACATATTTTGCCCCATTGGAACTGGGAGGGCAGGGAAGGTAAAGCTACGCCTGTTTTCGTTTACACCAACTACCCAACTGCTGAGCTATTTGTCAATGGAAAAAGCTTTGGAAAAATAACCAAAACCAAAAATGGCACCTTACAGGAGCGTTACCGCTTGATGTGGAAAGAGGTTCCCTATGAGCCCGGTGAAGTGCGGGTAATAGCTTATAATAAGGCAGGAGAGCAGGTAAAAGAAAAAACAATCCATACCGCAGGCAAGCCCCATCATATCAGGTTAGTTCCTGAACAAAAAGCCATAAAAGCAGATGGAAAATCCCTTGCATTTATCAGGGTACAAGTAGTGGACAAAAATGGAAATTTGTGTCCCACTGATCAGCGTTCAATATCATTTAAGGCAAATGGTGAAGGAAAATACAGAGCCGCTGCCAATGGTGATCCCACCAGCTTAGAGCTTTTCCACCATCCTAAAATGAAAGTTTTCAATGGGCAGTTGACTGCAATTGTCCAAGCGGGAGAAAACCCCGGTGAAATTATTCTGGAAGCAAAAGCTAAAGGCCTCAAAAAAGCAAAGGTTGAAATAAAAGTTGAGTGA
- a CDS encoding RagB/SusD family nutrient uptake outer membrane protein → MKRIKYIYIVLMGLVVAGFSSCEDKLDQSPISSLGSNAFYQNEEDFITALSGVYNGLNAYPINHFELSEVRSDNIYSPGTAGVRDYNLINNFNRNLEATSIMNDTWNGLYNNIMRANTLLANLSANVVPDGDLRTRIEGEAKFLRALFYFDLVRFFGKVPVFDRPVTPLEALEIGRSEVPAVYDLIISDLEFSISNLPPNYSSATNFGRATSYAARGLLARVYMTRSGPQLHPDGPTLNSNEWGEALEQLNAIIDSNQFDLLDDYGDVFAYDNENNEEIVFDIQFLSGGQGVGGEYVQYHYPEAFGRSNEIPFAGGTFPDAPKTVSPDMMASFGDPDVRDDFSVWVNYFDANGNLVQDRFIKKYLDLDNLGVDRFDFELNFPVIRYSDILLMKAEALSQSGGSQLEIDALVNQVRSRAGYTLPLVLVSYEQIMEERRREFIGEGLRWHDLVRSGMAIDTMLDWIAADDAANKISTDINSDDLIYAVPLNQLDVKEGLYQQNPGY, encoded by the coding sequence ATGAAACGCATAAAATATATTTATATCGTCTTGATGGGACTGGTAGTAGCTGGTTTTTCTTCATGCGAAGACAAACTCGACCAGTCGCCGATTTCCTCCTTGGGATCCAATGCCTTTTACCAAAACGAGGAAGATTTCATTACCGCTCTTTCCGGGGTTTATAATGGCCTAAATGCTTATCCTATTAATCATTTTGAATTGAGCGAGGTGCGTTCGGATAATATTTATTCCCCAGGTACAGCAGGGGTAAGGGATTACAACCTGATCAATAATTTTAATAGGAACCTGGAGGCAACCAGCATAATGAATGATACCTGGAATGGGCTCTATAATAATATCATGAGAGCCAATACCCTTTTGGCTAACCTGAGTGCTAATGTGGTTCCAGATGGTGATTTGCGTACCCGGATTGAAGGGGAAGCTAAATTTTTAAGGGCATTGTTTTACTTTGATTTGGTTAGGTTCTTTGGAAAAGTTCCGGTTTTTGACAGGCCGGTGACTCCATTGGAAGCCTTAGAGATCGGAAGAAGTGAAGTCCCTGCAGTTTATGACTTAATCATATCCGATCTGGAGTTTTCCATTTCCAACCTGCCCCCCAATTATTCAAGTGCCACTAATTTTGGAAGGGCAACTTCCTATGCAGCCAGAGGTCTCTTGGCCAGGGTGTATATGACCCGTTCCGGACCACAATTGCATCCTGATGGCCCAACTCTTAATTCAAATGAATGGGGTGAAGCCTTAGAACAATTGAATGCTATCATTGATAGTAACCAATTTGATCTCTTGGATGATTATGGGGATGTATTTGCCTATGACAATGAAAACAATGAGGAGATTGTTTTTGATATTCAATTCTTGAGTGGTGGTCAAGGTGTAGGTGGTGAATATGTACAATATCACTACCCTGAAGCCTTTGGCCGTTCCAATGAGATTCCATTTGCGGGAGGAACCTTCCCTGATGCACCTAAAACTGTTTCCCCTGATATGATGGCATCTTTTGGTGACCCGGATGTCAGGGATGATTTCTCCGTATGGGTTAATTATTTCGATGCCAATGGGAATTTGGTCCAAGACCGCTTTATCAAAAAGTATTTGGATTTGGACAACCTGGGCGTGGACCGTTTTGACTTTGAATTGAATTTTCCGGTAATCCGCTATTCAGACATTCTGCTGATGAAAGCGGAAGCTTTGAGCCAAAGTGGAGGAAGTCAACTTGAAATAGATGCTCTGGTAAATCAGGTCAGGTCCCGTGCAGGATATACTTTGCCTCTGGTGCTGGTGAGCTATGAACAGATCATGGAAGAGAGAAGAAGGGAATTTATTGGAGAAGGTCTGCGATGGCATGACCTGGTTCGGTCTGGAATGGCCATTGATACCATGTTGGATTGGATTGCTGCAGATGATGCTGCCAATAAAATTTCAACGGACATCAACTCTGACGACCTGATCTATGCTGTTCCTCTTAACCAGTTGGATGTGAAAGAAGGTTTGTATCAACAGAACCCTGGTTATTAA
- a CDS encoding SusC/RagA family TonB-linked outer membrane protein, with amino-acid sequence MKINFTSNSIFKKWVFLLLTMACGIYGISWAGISPEIVKIPVPLNEEKVYEVQKEVSGTVVSSEDDMPLPGVSILLKGTSRGTVTDIDGKFSLEVPEEGAILIFSSIGFETQEIPVGNRSTIDVVMQIDMQQLGEVVVVGYGTQKKANITGSIAQIEPENLTERPIQRVDQALVGQMAGVRVKQTSGVPGRGFDVQVRGVGSITANNQPLYVIDGFPLESAGGNPMDNISPNDIESIQVLKDASAAAIYGSRASNGVVIINTKTGKDGKARISFNSYVGWNETVKKLDVLSPTEWIDRAIEMINTQWENSGEGRSASQSLAEREAILGGFDRNFMYDPRWLQEGYPGLRLVEWQDHLFRKGLVQNYQLSASGGNEFVKYFVSGDYMDQEGIAIGVNYKRYSTRANVEIQPNEKLKFGLNLSPSYSILDDPGVEGKDAITHVTVGMAPVVEEDAGLLTGVGDIPLYTWASSRISPIAFANRRLNETTIFRNLVTVFGEYEILKGLAFRSTLNVDNVDQQNKSYTPAEVTRNRQTSGDFEGFRKLTFVNENTLSFNRTFQEDHNVNAVVGISYSFNKRNTFETSGNFDVEGITTLNAAVINAGSTNTTETQSTLLSYFGRVQYDYMGKYLISASARRDGSSRFGEDTKWGFFPSVSLGWRVSDELFIQEIPGVSDFISDLKFRGSWGLSGNNGIGDYSHIATLDFANYSYGGTLVNGLIPGNFPNPDLGWEESEMTNIGLDLGILQNRVYTSFDYYWKTNTDLLLNIPVPSATGFTTALTNIGEVLNKGWEFELTTRNFTGQFEWTTKLNLSHNTNEVKQLGPENTPILGGSWDINHRITMVGEPINTLYLVQNIGILTQEEIDNGAALYGSQEAGDPQYLDANNDGVINADDRVLSGAPTPDYVWGITNNFTYKGFDLNFLVQGQWGGLIYSTFGRAMDRPGMSFVENTLGRHRNRWRSPENPGDGETGKAVSSFGRIKNTDWLYSSDYWRIRNITLGYDLGRLLENKRIVSGARIYVTAENFFGDDKYTGGFNPEAVNNDGDDYGAFPLSRSVVFGVNLKF; translated from the coding sequence ATGAAAATCAATTTTACTTCAAATTCAATTTTCAAAAAATGGGTCTTCCTCCTATTGACAATGGCTTGTGGGATATATGGCATTTCCTGGGCAGGAATTAGCCCGGAAATTGTAAAAATCCCGGTCCCATTGAACGAGGAGAAAGTCTATGAGGTACAAAAGGAAGTCTCAGGGACAGTGGTTTCATCGGAGGATGATATGCCTTTACCTGGGGTCAGCATTTTGCTAAAAGGTACCAGCAGAGGTACTGTTACCGATATTGATGGCAAATTCAGCCTCGAAGTTCCAGAAGAGGGAGCTATTCTGATTTTTAGCTCAATAGGGTTTGAAACCCAGGAAATCCCTGTCGGTAACCGGTCAACCATTGATGTTGTCATGCAGATTGACATGCAGCAATTAGGAGAAGTAGTTGTAGTGGGGTATGGTACCCAGAAAAAAGCAAATATTACAGGTTCCATTGCACAAATAGAACCTGAAAACCTTACCGAACGTCCCATTCAAAGAGTGGATCAGGCCTTAGTCGGTCAAATGGCCGGGGTAAGGGTAAAACAAACTTCAGGTGTACCAGGCCGGGGATTCGATGTCCAGGTAAGAGGGGTCGGTTCCATTACTGCCAACAACCAACCCCTTTATGTAATTGACGGTTTTCCACTGGAAAGTGCAGGAGGAAACCCTATGGACAATATCAGTCCAAACGATATTGAGTCCATTCAAGTGCTTAAAGATGCATCTGCAGCTGCCATTTATGGTTCCAGGGCATCCAATGGGGTGGTCATCATCAATACTAAAACCGGTAAAGACGGAAAAGCCCGGATTAGCTTCAACTCCTATGTGGGTTGGAATGAAACAGTGAAGAAACTGGATGTGCTCAGTCCAACAGAGTGGATAGACCGGGCCATTGAAATGATCAATACCCAATGGGAAAATTCCGGAGAAGGAAGATCCGCCTCCCAGTCTCTTGCGGAAAGAGAAGCTATTCTAGGCGGATTTGACAGGAATTTTATGTACGACCCGCGTTGGCTGCAAGAAGGATATCCGGGCTTGAGGCTTGTAGAATGGCAGGACCATTTGTTCAGAAAAGGTTTGGTTCAGAACTATCAGTTGAGTGCCAGCGGAGGAAATGAATTTGTTAAATACTTCGTTTCCGGTGATTATATGGACCAGGAAGGTATTGCCATTGGGGTAAATTATAAACGTTACTCCACCCGGGCCAATGTGGAAATTCAGCCCAATGAGAAATTGAAATTTGGTCTGAACCTCAGTCCCTCTTATTCTATCCTGGATGATCCAGGAGTGGAAGGTAAAGATGCCATTACCCACGTTACGGTAGGCATGGCTCCTGTAGTGGAAGAGGATGCTGGGCTTTTGACCGGTGTAGGAGACATTCCTTTGTACACCTGGGCAAGTTCAAGGATCAGTCCCATCGCCTTTGCCAATAGGAGGCTGAATGAAACCACTATTTTTAGAAATTTGGTCACCGTTTTTGGGGAATATGAAATTTTAAAAGGTTTAGCTTTTAGGAGTACCCTCAATGTGGACAATGTGGACCAACAAAATAAAAGTTATACTCCCGCGGAAGTAACTAGAAACCGGCAGACCTCTGGTGATTTTGAAGGATTCAGGAAGCTGACCTTTGTCAATGAAAACACTTTATCCTTCAACAGGACCTTCCAAGAAGACCATAATGTAAACGCAGTAGTGGGTATATCTTATAGTTTCAATAAAAGAAATACTTTTGAAACGAGCGGTAATTTTGATGTTGAAGGTATTACAACCCTTAATGCAGCGGTGATCAATGCCGGCAGCACCAACACCACTGAAACCCAAAGTACCTTGCTTTCTTATTTTGGCAGGGTACAATATGATTATATGGGTAAATACCTGATATCAGCCTCTGCACGAAGGGATGGTTCCTCCCGGTTTGGAGAAGATACCAAATGGGGATTTTTCCCTTCTGTATCTCTTGGTTGGAGGGTTTCTGATGAGCTTTTTATCCAGGAAATCCCTGGGGTGAGTGACTTTATCAGTGACCTGAAATTCAGGGGCAGTTGGGGACTTTCCGGTAATAATGGTATTGGGGATTATTCGCACATTGCCACTTTGGATTTTGCCAATTACTCCTATGGAGGGACCCTTGTCAATGGTTTGATCCCAGGAAATTTCCCAAACCCAGACCTTGGATGGGAGGAATCTGAAATGACTAACATTGGCTTGGACTTGGGGATCCTTCAAAACAGGGTTTATACTTCCTTCGATTATTATTGGAAAACGAATACCGATCTCTTGTTGAATATCCCCGTGCCTTCAGCAACAGGATTTACCACAGCATTGACAAATATCGGTGAAGTGCTGAACAAAGGATGGGAATTTGAATTGACTACCCGGAATTTTACCGGACAGTTTGAATGGACTACCAAATTAAATCTCAGCCACAATACCAATGAGGTAAAACAATTAGGCCCTGAAAACACCCCCATTTTGGGTGGTAGTTGGGATATAAACCACAGGATTACCATGGTGGGCGAACCGATCAATACCCTTTATCTGGTGCAGAATATCGGAATTCTTACCCAGGAGGAAATCGATAATGGGGCGGCCTTGTACGGAAGTCAGGAAGCAGGTGACCCCCAATATTTGGATGCCAATAATGATGGGGTGATCAATGCCGACGATAGGGTTTTGTCAGGTGCTCCAACCCCCGATTATGTATGGGGAATTACCAATAACTTTACTTACAAGGGATTTGATTTGAATTTTTTGGTACAAGGACAATGGGGAGGCTTGATCTATTCCACCTTTGGTAGGGCTATGGACCGTCCAGGTATGAGTTTCGTGGAAAACACGCTGGGCAGGCACAGAAACAGATGGAGATCCCCTGAAAACCCGGGTGATGGAGAAACCGGAAAAGCGGTTTCTAGCTTTGGTAGAATCAAAAATACCGACTGGCTGTATTCTTCCGATTACTGGAGAATCCGTAATATCACTTTGGGCTATGACCTTGGAAGGCTACTGGAAAATAAAAGGATTGTTTCAGGAGCCAGGATATATGTGACTGCAGAAAACTTCTTCGGTGATGATAAATATACCGGTGGTTTTAATCCCGAGGCCGTCAATAATGATGGAGATGACTATGGTGCTTTCCCCTTATCAAGGTCAGTTGTTTTCGGTGTAAACCTTAAGTTCTAA
- a CDS encoding arylsulfatase, translating to MMNKNLNLVCFALTLVFASCQPDKKDSQSQEIKPPNIIFILADDLGYGDLSCYGQEKFETPHIDQLAASGMKFTSHYAGTSVCAPSRASLLTGFHTGHVPIRDNKSLDPAPYGQREREGQWPLADSVKTMPEILQENGYVTGAFGKWGLGGPGTEGEPNNQGFDQFSGFVCQSLAHNYYPFHLWNNQTKVDLPENSDGQFGAYSPDLIQEQTLKFIEDNQENPFFLFVPTALPHAELIAPEEEMSQFEENLEEGKPYEGVDSGPAFRKGALASQDKPHAAFAAMIKVLDNQVGEIMEKVKELGMEENTIIIFTSDNGPHHEGGGDPEFFNGNGPFRGIKRDLYEGGIRVPLIVSWKGKIAENSTSDHVSAFWDFLPTFAEIAGFEKKTKWDGVSFLPELTGNSAEQKEHDYLYWEYHGEAGKQAARIGKWKGVRTGIREGNRTIELFDLEADPGETNNIASEHPDMVQKIQNVFKEAHQTNQEFKLGYLDEQKNE from the coding sequence ATGATGAATAAAAATCTTAATCTTGTTTGCTTTGCCCTTACATTAGTTTTCGCTTCCTGTCAACCGGACAAAAAGGATAGCCAATCTCAAGAGATAAAACCACCTAATATCATATTTATCTTAGCAGATGATTTGGGATATGGTGATTTGAGTTGTTATGGGCAAGAAAAATTTGAAACACCCCATATTGACCAACTTGCTGCCTCAGGAATGAAGTTCACCAGTCATTATGCTGGCACCAGTGTTTGCGCACCTTCCCGTGCAAGTCTTTTGACCGGGTTCCACACTGGCCATGTTCCAATCAGAGACAATAAAAGCCTGGATCCTGCTCCCTATGGACAAAGGGAAAGGGAAGGACAATGGCCTTTGGCAGATTCTGTGAAAACAATGCCCGAAATCCTCCAAGAAAACGGTTATGTCACAGGGGCATTTGGAAAATGGGGCCTGGGTGGTCCTGGTACCGAAGGGGAACCAAATAATCAGGGATTTGATCAATTTTCCGGTTTTGTATGCCAGTCCCTGGCCCATAATTACTATCCTTTTCACCTGTGGAATAATCAAACAAAGGTAGATTTACCTGAAAATTCAGATGGCCAATTTGGGGCCTATTCCCCTGATTTGATTCAGGAGCAAACTCTAAAATTTATAGAGGACAATCAAGAAAACCCCTTTTTCTTATTTGTTCCAACAGCATTGCCTCATGCTGAGTTGATTGCTCCTGAGGAGGAGATGTCCCAATTTGAAGAAAACCTTGAAGAAGGTAAACCATATGAAGGAGTAGACAGCGGTCCTGCCTTTAGAAAAGGTGCCTTGGCTTCCCAGGATAAGCCTCATGCTGCTTTTGCTGCCATGATAAAAGTTTTAGATAATCAGGTAGGTGAAATCATGGAAAAAGTAAAGGAATTGGGCATGGAGGAAAATACCATTATCATCTTCACTTCAGATAATGGTCCACATCATGAAGGAGGAGGAGACCCTGAATTTTTTAATGGAAACGGCCCTTTCCGGGGCATCAAAAGGGATCTTTATGAAGGCGGGATCCGGGTACCCCTTATTGTCAGCTGGAAGGGAAAAATAGCTGAAAATTCAACCAGTGACCATGTCAGTGCTTTTTGGGATTTCTTGCCCACTTTTGCAGAGATAGCTGGCTTTGAAAAAAAGACTAAATGGGATGGGGTTTCATTTCTGCCCGAATTAACAGGGAATTCCGCCGAACAAAAAGAACATGATTATCTCTATTGGGAATACCATGGAGAGGCAGGGAAACAAGCCGCAAGGATTGGAAAATGGAAAGGTGTAAGAACGGGCATTCGTGAAGGTAATCGCACCATTGAACTGTTTGATTTGGAAGCTGACCCTGGGGAAACCAACAATATTGCTTCAGAGCACCCAGATATGGTCCAAAAAATCCAGAATGTTTTTAAGGAAGCCCATCAAACAAATCAGGAATTTAAATTGGGTTATTTAGATGAACAGAAGAATGAATAA
- a CDS encoding TolB family protein, whose amino-acid sequence MKSEKLLKRKKHLKTRLLLSGLVFGFTALSHAQAQIINGVDYSTRSQVDKTFDMEGDNAFGQRFPSEHFTFRDEVTGVEVIALTTSRHHNSKIYQTHPQWTPDGGHIVFRSDRSEKSLAYAISMESYEIIQIADGEDGSHFHLGWKENLAYHFRNNDLVELNLGKLLEDSENGNVKKKENYERIVISLSEDIDPNGMALDAGEDRLYFSTRVENGQSSIMQVDLDSGGLDTVIEVPFRIGHLQANPFVPGEMMYCWETGGDAPQRIWHLSIGENGEVNNRALYKESDTEWVTHEVFLGPDHIGFNVMGHIDRLQQNPNGIFSLNIRTNELNFHGQQDWGGYWHTAGTRDLKWIVGDTFNGNIYRINYNDKTDVRLLTTGHRLTSKSPFSGEAHSHHSISPDGRWVLFNSSLLTESDIMLVPLQPAKKYK is encoded by the coding sequence ATGAAGTCCGAAAAATTGTTAAAACGGAAAAAACACTTAAAAACAAGGCTGCTTTTGAGCGGCCTTGTTTTTGGTTTTACAGCCCTTTCCCATGCTCAGGCCCAGATCATTAATGGAGTAGATTATTCTACAAGATCTCAGGTAGATAAAACATTTGACATGGAGGGAGACAATGCTTTTGGCCAGCGTTTTCCTTCAGAGCATTTTACCTTTAGGGATGAGGTGACGGGGGTGGAAGTCATTGCACTGACAACTTCCAGGCATCATAACTCCAAAATTTACCAAACCCATCCCCAGTGGACACCGGATGGAGGGCATATAGTTTTCCGGTCCGACCGGTCAGAAAAAAGTTTGGCCTATGCCATTTCTATGGAAAGTTATGAGATCATCCAAATTGCGGATGGAGAAGATGGTAGTCATTTTCATTTGGGCTGGAAAGAAAACCTGGCCTATCATTTCAGGAACAATGACTTGGTTGAATTGAACCTCGGTAAATTGCTGGAAGACAGTGAAAATGGAAATGTCAAGAAAAAAGAAAATTACGAAAGGATAGTTATTTCACTCTCAGAAGATATTGACCCCAATGGTATGGCCTTGGATGCAGGAGAAGATCGTCTATATTTTTCTACGAGGGTTGAAAATGGCCAGTCCTCCATTATGCAGGTGGATTTGGATTCTGGTGGTTTGGATACCGTCATAGAAGTACCTTTTAGAATTGGACATTTGCAGGCCAACCCCTTTGTTCCTGGCGAGATGATGTATTGCTGGGAAACTGGAGGAGATGCTCCTCAGCGGATTTGGCACCTTAGTATAGGTGAAAATGGAGAGGTAAATAACCGGGCCCTCTACAAGGAATCAGATACTGAATGGGTGACCCATGAGGTCTTTTTAGGCCCTGACCATATAGGATTTAATGTGATGGGCCATATTGACAGGCTTCAACAAAATCCAAACGGGATATTTTCTTTAAATATCAGAACCAACGAACTAAATTTCCATGGGCAACAGGATTGGGGGGGTTATTGGCATACAGCTGGTACCCGGGACCTGAAATGGATTGTTGGGGATACCTTTAACGGCAATATTTACCGCATCAATTATAATGACAAAACTGATGTTAGGTTGCTGACCACCGGACATCGTCTGACCAGCAAAAGTCCCTTTTCCGGGGAGGCCCATTCTCATCATTCTATAAGTCCTGATGGAAGGTGGGTATTGTTTAATTCCAGCCTATTGACTGAAAGTGATATCATGCTTGTCCCCTTACAACCCGCAAAAAAATATAAATGA